The following are encoded together in the Adhaeribacter arboris genome:
- a CDS encoding heavy metal translocating P-type ATPase, translated as MEEKRMNENINPSAPLKPMEITSPRTAEHPSPTKTNEDGCCDVKPATPAARAGQNEENEKTSYLPTIISLVILVAGILLDYFKVDWFNGYVRLAAYSIAYFLVGGKVLLHAAKNIANGSVFNEFLLMGIATLGAFYIGEYAEGVTVMLFYVIGEHFQELAVMRSRRSIKALIDNRPEIIDLVRNGQITSISPQHVKIGDIIQVKPGEKVALDGDLLVERSSFNTAALTGESKPDTKLKGEKVLAGMINLDQVIQLKVTSAYEDSALSKILQLVEQASSRKAKTQQFITRFAKIYTPVVVFLAIALTIAPYFLVDNYVFNEWLYRALIFLVISCPCALVISIPLGYFGGIGAASKNGILFKGSNYLDLMTKIDTVVMDKTGTLTEGVFEVQEIKVTGLEQTEFLALTAALESKSTHPIALAVVAYAGNSYKQKNVANVEEVSGHGLKGMVDDKLLLAGNGKLLKKFQVSYPAEIDSIVETIVLVAINGNYAGYITIADKIKEDAKAAVQQLHQLGIQSIVMLSGDKDSIVQKVAKSLQIDQAFGGLLPEDKVNKVEALKQKGKTVAFVGDGINDAPVLSLADVGLAMGGLGSDAAIETADVIIQNDQPSKIGTAIKIGKSTNWVVWQNISLAFGVKAIVLALGAFGVASMWEAVFADVGVAFLAILNAIRIQRMKF; from the coding sequence ATGGAGGAAAAAAGAATGAACGAAAATATAAATCCTAGCGCACCATTAAAGCCAATGGAGATTACCTCACCCCGCACAGCGGAACATCCAAGCCCCACAAAAACGAATGAAGATGGCTGTTGCGACGTCAAACCGGCGACGCCTGCTGCAAGGGCGGGACAGAACGAAGAAAATGAAAAAACGTCCTATCTGCCTACAATCATAAGTCTGGTTATTTTAGTAGCCGGAATCTTATTAGATTATTTTAAGGTAGATTGGTTTAACGGGTATGTCCGGTTGGCTGCCTATAGTATTGCCTACTTCCTGGTAGGGGGCAAAGTATTACTGCATGCCGCTAAAAATATCGCCAACGGCAGCGTCTTTAACGAGTTCCTGTTAATGGGCATTGCCACCCTCGGCGCTTTTTACATTGGAGAATATGCCGAAGGGGTAACTGTGATGCTGTTCTATGTCATTGGAGAACATTTCCAGGAATTAGCGGTAATGCGTTCCCGCAGATCAATTAAAGCTTTAATTGATAATCGGCCAGAAATCATTGATCTGGTGCGAAATGGTCAGATAACCTCTATTAGCCCGCAGCACGTTAAAATCGGCGATATAATCCAAGTAAAGCCTGGTGAAAAAGTCGCTTTAGATGGCGATCTTTTAGTAGAACGGTCTTCTTTTAACACTGCTGCTCTAACAGGCGAATCCAAACCAGATACTAAATTAAAGGGCGAAAAAGTGTTGGCAGGCATGATTAACCTAGATCAGGTCATTCAATTGAAGGTGACTTCGGCCTACGAGGACAGTGCGCTATCAAAAATCTTACAATTGGTAGAACAAGCCAGTAGCCGAAAAGCGAAGACTCAGCAATTTATTACTCGTTTCGCCAAAATCTATACGCCAGTGGTTGTTTTCTTAGCGATAGCCTTGACTATTGCGCCTTATTTTTTGGTAGATAATTACGTTTTCAACGAATGGCTTTACCGTGCTTTGATATTTTTAGTCATTTCTTGTCCGTGTGCGTTGGTTATTTCCATTCCTTTAGGATATTTCGGCGGTATTGGCGCGGCATCCAAGAACGGCATCCTGTTTAAAGGATCTAATTATTTAGATTTAATGACCAAGATAGACACAGTCGTAATGGATAAAACTGGCACATTAACCGAAGGTGTTTTTGAGGTTCAAGAAATTAAAGTGACTGGATTGGAGCAAACGGAATTTCTCGCGCTAACAGCGGCTTTAGAGAGTAAGTCCACGCATCCAATTGCCCTGGCAGTTGTAGCCTATGCCGGTAACAGCTACAAACAAAAAAATGTTGCCAATGTAGAAGAAGTCTCCGGGCACGGCTTAAAAGGAATGGTCGACGATAAATTGCTGCTCGCTGGAAACGGCAAACTTTTGAAGAAATTTCAAGTTTCCTATCCGGCTGAAATCGACTCGATAGTTGAAACTATCGTGTTGGTTGCAATAAATGGCAATTACGCCGGATATATTACAATTGCCGATAAGATCAAAGAAGACGCAAAGGCGGCTGTGCAACAATTACATCAGCTAGGCATCCAATCCATAGTTATGTTGTCGGGCGATAAAGACTCTATTGTTCAGAAAGTGGCAAAGTCTTTACAAATTGATCAAGCTTTTGGAGGCCTGTTGCCGGAAGACAAAGTCAACAAGGTCGAAGCTTTAAAGCAGAAAGGGAAAACGGTAGCTTTTGTAGGTGATGGCATCAACGATGCTCCCGTGCTCTCGCTAGCAGACGTAGGTTTGGCAATGGGTGGTTTAGGTTCCGATGCCGCCATAGAAACTGCTGACGTCATAATCCAGAATGACCAACCTTCCAAGATCGGCACAGCTATCAAGATCGGTAAAAGTACCAATTGGGTAGTATGGCAAAATATTAGCCTGGCATTCGGCGTAAAGGCAATTGTACTAGCTTTAGGAGCATTTGGTGTGGCCTCCATGTGGGAAGCCGTATTTGCCGATGTAGGGGTAGCTTTTCTCGCTATCTTGAACGCTATCCGAATTCAGCGGATGAAGTTCTAA
- a CDS encoding efflux RND transporter periplasmic adaptor subunit: protein MKSKIYIILLSLFLISSCNDKVTEEKQQETAGVEHTAKETAHEEAGHEESETIVALTPEQFLIGKIELGKITPKNLSNIIAVNGLLDVPPQNLVSVSAPLGGFVQGTNLLQGMRVKKGQLIARIENPEFITIQQDYLESRSQLEYLTLEYQRQKELAAEQVSPLKNFQQITAQYKAMQSRVNGLKQQLAHIGISSNQVQPGNITRTLPIFSPINGYVTVVNTNRGSYVTPTDVMFKIVDTEHLHVELTVFEKDITKLKVGQKIRFTLPNESGAERTATLHLIGREISPERTVRVHAHLDKEETQLIPGMYVKAFIELNNNTVPALPQEAVVQSEGKDYVFVFKGTREEASKEIRDFEMVEIRKGVTESGFTEIIEPVDTNNLIAVKGAYSLLAKIKNTEEEGEGHGH, encoded by the coding sequence ATGAAATCTAAAATATATATCATTCTTTTGAGTCTATTCTTGATCTCTTCCTGTAACGATAAAGTTACCGAGGAGAAGCAACAAGAAACTGCGGGTGTTGAACACACTGCAAAAGAAACGGCACATGAAGAAGCCGGACATGAAGAAAGCGAAACTATTGTTGCGCTTACTCCCGAACAATTCCTTATTGGAAAAATTGAATTAGGAAAGATAACGCCTAAAAATTTAAGTAACATTATCGCAGTAAATGGCCTATTAGATGTTCCCCCGCAAAACCTGGTATCGGTAAGTGCGCCTTTGGGCGGTTTTGTACAAGGTACTAATCTTCTCCAAGGGATGCGGGTTAAAAAAGGCCAGTTAATTGCAAGGATTGAAAATCCAGAATTCATCACTATTCAACAAGATTATCTGGAAAGCCGAAGTCAACTGGAGTATCTAACCCTAGAATACCAGCGCCAAAAGGAACTGGCCGCAGAGCAAGTTAGTCCTCTTAAGAATTTTCAACAAATAACGGCGCAGTATAAAGCCATGCAAAGCCGGGTGAACGGCCTCAAGCAGCAATTAGCGCACATTGGGATTTCTTCTAATCAGGTACAACCTGGTAATATCACCCGTACTCTGCCTATATTTTCTCCCATCAATGGTTATGTAACCGTGGTAAATACCAATCGGGGAAGCTATGTAACGCCTACCGATGTAATGTTTAAAATAGTCGATACCGAACACCTGCACGTCGAATTAACGGTATTCGAAAAAGATATTACCAAGTTAAAGGTAGGTCAGAAAATCCGCTTTACCCTGCCCAATGAATCAGGCGCGGAGCGAACGGCTACATTACACCTAATAGGCCGGGAAATCAGCCCGGAACGGACTGTCCGCGTACATGCCCATTTGGATAAGGAAGAAACGCAATTGATCCCCGGTATGTACGTGAAAGCTTTTATTGAATTGAATAACAATACTGTCCCTGCATTGCCGCAAGAGGCGGTGGTGCAGTCAGAAGGCAAGGATTATGTTTTTGTGTTTAAGGGGACGCGTGAAGAAGCAAGTAAGGAAATCCGTGATTTTGAAATGGTGGAAATCCGCAAAGGCGTTACAGAAAGCGGATTTACAGAGATTATAGAGCCGGTCGATACAAACAATCTAATCGCGGTAAAAGGGGCTTATTCTTTATTAGCCAAAATCAAAAATACGGAAGAAGAAGGTGAAGGCCACGGACATTAA
- a CDS encoding Fur family transcriptional regulator, producing MLQDLDKTLQRKGIRPTAMRLLVLDYLLQQTAAVSLNNLETYFLRSDRVTLYRTLKTFEEKGLVHRIEDGSGSVKYALCPEDCSTQEHHDLHVHFYCTQCRETFCLPRSHIPEISLPEKFQTQEISLIVKGVCATCRP from the coding sequence ATGTTACAAGATTTAGATAAAACATTGCAAAGAAAAGGAATCCGTCCAACGGCAATGCGCTTACTAGTGTTAGATTACCTATTGCAGCAAACGGCGGCAGTTTCTTTAAACAACCTGGAAACTTATTTCTTGCGTTCCGACCGGGTTACTCTTTACCGCACGCTAAAAACTTTTGAGGAAAAAGGATTAGTGCATCGCATTGAGGATGGCAGCGGATCGGTAAAATATGCCCTTTGTCCGGAAGACTGTTCGACGCAAGAGCATCACGACCTACATGTGCATTTTTATTGTACCCAATGTCGGGAGACATTTTGCTTACCTAGATCGCATATCCCGGAAATTTCCTTACCGGAGAAATTTCAAACGCAAGAAATAAGCTTAATTGTCAAAGGGGTTTGTGCAACATGTCGCCCTTAA
- a CDS encoding CusA/CzcA family heavy metal efflux RND transporter — protein sequence MLDRIIHFSIHNKLIIGLFTLALILWGSYSVTQLTIDAVPDITNNQVQVITQSPSLAAQEVERLISFPVEVTMATIPDIEEIRSFSRFGLSVVTIVFKDKVDIYWARQQVSERLREAENQIPAGVGSPELAPVSTGLGEIYQYVLHTKKGYSKKYSDTDLRTIQDWIVRQQLLGTPGVADVSSFGGHVKQYEIAIDPERLRSINISISDIFTALEKNNQNTGGAYIDRKPNAYFIRSEGLASSIDDIQKIVVKSNENGVPVLIRDVATVQFGSAVRYGAMTRNAEGEVVGGLVLMLKGANASQVIKAVKEKVATIEKTLPEGVVIEPFLDRSKLVNNAIGTVTRNLAEGALIVIFVLVLLLGNLRAGLIVASVIPLSMLFAISLMNVFGVSGNLMSLGAIDFGLIVDGAVIIVEATLHHLGARTLLRPLTQGEMDEEVYQSASKIRNSAAFGEIIILIVYLPILALVGIEGKMFRPMAQTVAFAIVGAFILSLTYVPMVSALFLSKKKEYRKTIADRIMGFFHRLYAPLIVLALRHKSIVLITALLFFLGSLFLFLRMGGEFIPSLSEGDFAVETRVLSGSSISQTIEASTQAADILLKKFPDEVKEVVGKIGSGEIPTDPMPVEAIDLMIILKDKENWVKADNSEDLANEMAEALEAIPGVTFGFQQPIQMRFNELMSGARQDVVIKVYGEDLGVLSEQAGKVGRIVKTVKGAQDLYVEQITGLPQIVITFDRDKIAQFGLNIEDVNQAIQTGFAGQSAGVIYEGEKRFEMVVRLASSNRQSLEDVQGLYVTTPHGDQVPLEQVAQIGFKTGASQIQRDDAKRRITIGFNVRGRDIESIVEELQAKINTQLKFPPGYYVTYGGQFENLEKAKMRLTVAVPVALLLIFLLLFFTFRSIAQSLLIFTAIPLSAIGGVVALWMRDMPFSISAGVGFIALFGVAVLNGIVLISYFNQLKAEGIADITERVLKGTEVRLRPVIMTALVASLGFLPMALSNTAGAEVQKPLATVVIGGLVSATLLTLVVLPILYILLEQFMEKQTGVKQRVVVPLGKAFILVLLAGIGIFLPGLAHAQEPQPLTLPQAIDLALSKNISLEAANFQVSANKTLQGAAVDIGKTNIETVYGQINSVNKDNNFTVTQSFAFPTVYTNQSRLAKANIRGSELNRSILQREIVQEVKNVYQSLIYLEAKLQLLEHQDSLYSNFAKASNSRLRTGETNLLENATAQAQQVEVKNSIEQTQAEQELYKTQLQTLIGSQAPVSIVPTPFARLPVTVPDTAILPERPQLAIYEQQKETAKIQTKLERARTLPDFTIGYFNQSIIGLQNVNGVDRNFTGDDRFNGVQVGISVPLWYGAHSARIKAAQYQEKLADATYRFQQTQQTTQLKLAIQRLRKQETNLDYYEKTGLPLADLIIKHAEKGFQNGVIDYLEYVQSLNRALTIKANHLEALHQFNTAAIALEFISGQ from the coding sequence ATGCTTGATCGCATTATTCATTTTTCCATTCATAATAAGCTTATTATTGGCTTATTCACGCTTGCCCTTATCTTGTGGGGAAGCTATTCGGTGACGCAACTGACCATAGATGCAGTGCCGGATATTACCAATAACCAGGTACAGGTTATTACGCAAAGCCCTTCCCTCGCTGCTCAAGAGGTAGAGCGCCTTATTTCTTTTCCGGTAGAAGTGACTATGGCTACCATTCCGGATATCGAAGAAATCCGATCCTTCTCCCGTTTTGGGCTTTCCGTCGTTACCATCGTCTTCAAAGACAAAGTTGATATTTATTGGGCGCGGCAACAAGTTTCCGAACGGCTGAGGGAAGCCGAGAACCAAATTCCAGCGGGTGTTGGCTCACCGGAATTAGCCCCGGTTTCAACCGGCTTGGGAGAAATATACCAGTATGTTCTTCATACCAAAAAAGGCTATTCAAAAAAATATTCAGATACAGATTTGCGAACGATCCAAGATTGGATTGTACGTCAGCAATTACTTGGTACACCCGGCGTAGCAGATGTAAGCAGTTTTGGCGGTCACGTGAAGCAATATGAAATTGCTATCGACCCGGAAAGACTCCGCAGCATCAATATCAGTATCAGTGACATTTTTACCGCCTTAGAAAAAAACAATCAGAATACAGGCGGCGCTTATATTGATAGAAAGCCGAACGCCTATTTTATCCGCAGTGAGGGCTTGGCTAGCAGCATTGATGATATCCAAAAGATTGTCGTTAAATCCAATGAAAACGGTGTGCCAGTACTCATTAGAGATGTGGCTACAGTTCAGTTTGGCAGCGCTGTCCGCTACGGTGCCATGACTCGGAACGCCGAAGGTGAAGTGGTCGGTGGCCTGGTGTTAATGCTCAAAGGAGCGAATGCTTCCCAAGTGATAAAAGCAGTCAAGGAAAAGGTTGCAACGATAGAAAAGACTTTGCCGGAAGGCGTCGTTATTGAACCATTTCTCGACCGTTCTAAACTGGTAAATAATGCTATTGGCACGGTTACGCGTAACTTGGCGGAAGGTGCCCTTATTGTCATTTTCGTATTGGTCTTACTCTTAGGTAACCTAAGAGCGGGCTTAATCGTGGCCTCAGTCATTCCCCTATCCATGCTTTTTGCCATTTCACTCATGAATGTTTTCGGGGTGTCAGGCAACTTGATGAGTTTGGGGGCAATTGATTTTGGTTTAATTGTCGACGGAGCGGTAATTATTGTAGAAGCGACGTTGCATCATTTAGGTGCCCGAACCCTTCTCAGACCATTAACCCAAGGGGAAATGGATGAAGAAGTCTACCAGTCAGCCTCTAAAATACGCAATTCCGCAGCCTTTGGGGAAATCATTATCCTCATTGTCTATTTACCCATTTTAGCCTTGGTTGGAATAGAAGGTAAGATGTTTCGGCCAATGGCGCAAACAGTTGCTTTTGCGATTGTAGGAGCTTTTATTCTTTCGCTAACCTATGTCCCTATGGTTTCCGCACTCTTTCTAAGCAAGAAAAAAGAGTATCGTAAAACAATAGCGGATCGGATTATGGGTTTCTTTCATCGTTTGTATGCCCCCTTAATTGTGCTGGCTTTACGGCACAAATCGATTGTTTTAATTACGGCACTTCTTTTCTTTTTAGGCAGCTTGTTTTTATTCCTGCGCATGGGCGGGGAGTTTATCCCCTCCTTATCAGAAGGTGATTTTGCCGTGGAAACGAGAGTATTGAGCGGTAGCTCCATTTCACAAACCATTGAAGCTTCTACGCAAGCAGCGGATATTCTTTTAAAGAAATTTCCAGACGAAGTAAAAGAAGTCGTCGGGAAAATCGGTTCCGGCGAGATTCCAACTGATCCCATGCCGGTGGAAGCCATAGACTTAATGATTATCCTTAAGGACAAAGAAAATTGGGTGAAGGCGGATAACTCAGAGGATTTAGCAAATGAAATGGCTGAAGCATTGGAGGCAATACCAGGGGTTACCTTCGGTTTCCAACAACCAATACAGATGCGGTTTAATGAATTAATGAGTGGTGCCCGCCAAGATGTGGTCATTAAAGTATATGGCGAAGATCTAGGGGTGTTAAGTGAACAAGCCGGAAAAGTAGGCAGGATTGTCAAAACGGTAAAGGGTGCTCAGGATCTATATGTCGAGCAAATTACCGGCTTACCTCAGATCGTGATTACGTTTGATAGGGACAAAATTGCACAATTTGGCCTCAATATCGAAGACGTCAACCAAGCCATTCAAACCGGCTTTGCCGGGCAGTCCGCTGGGGTTATATACGAAGGAGAAAAACGTTTTGAGATGGTAGTAAGGTTAGCGTCTTCTAACCGTCAAAGCCTGGAAGATGTGCAAGGTTTATACGTCACTACACCGCACGGAGATCAGGTGCCTTTAGAACAAGTCGCCCAAATAGGCTTTAAAACGGGCGCAAGCCAAATTCAGCGAGACGATGCCAAGCGCCGCATTACCATTGGTTTCAACGTCAGGGGACGTGATATTGAAAGCATTGTGGAAGAGTTACAAGCAAAAATAAATACACAACTAAAATTTCCACCCGGCTACTATGTGACCTATGGCGGTCAATTTGAGAATTTAGAAAAAGCCAAAATGCGCCTGACAGTTGCCGTGCCGGTAGCCTTACTCTTAATATTCTTATTACTCTTTTTTACTTTCCGATCCATTGCCCAAAGTCTATTGATTTTCACGGCAATACCACTTTCGGCTATTGGCGGCGTGGTGGCGTTATGGATGCGGGACATGCCCTTTAGCATCTCTGCTGGTGTAGGCTTCATTGCCTTATTCGGCGTGGCCGTCTTAAACGGCATTGTACTTATTAGTTACTTCAATCAGCTAAAAGCGGAAGGTATCGCCGATATAACGGAACGGGTCTTGAAAGGCACTGAAGTGCGCTTACGACCGGTTATCATGACCGCTCTGGTAGCTTCATTAGGTTTTCTACCAATGGCCTTGTCTAATACGGCGGGAGCCGAAGTTCAAAAACCATTGGCTACCGTGGTTATTGGTGGCTTGGTATCAGCTACTTTGCTCACCTTAGTAGTACTTCCTATCCTTTATATCTTACTGGAGCAATTTATGGAGAAACAAACCGGGGTGAAACAGCGCGTTGTTGTCCCATTAGGCAAGGCGTTTATTTTAGTATTGCTTGCCGGAATCGGAATATTTCTGCCGGGACTAGCCCATGCACAAGAACCGCAGCCTTTGACATTACCGCAAGCTATTGATCTGGCTTTGTCCAAAAATATAAGCCTTGAAGCGGCAAATTTTCAAGTCTCCGCTAATAAAACCTTGCAAGGAGCGGCGGTTGATATTGGGAAAACGAATATCGAGACTGTTTATGGTCAGATAAACTCTGTAAATAAGGATAATAATTTCACGGTAACGCAATCCTTCGCCTTCCCTACCGTTTATACCAACCAATCGCGTTTGGCAAAAGCTAATATTAGAGGCAGTGAGTTAAACCGATCTATTTTGCAGCGTGAGATCGTGCAAGAGGTAAAAAACGTTTACCAAAGCTTAATTTATCTAGAAGCGAAATTACAACTCTTAGAGCATCAAGATAGCCTTTATAGTAATTTTGCCAAGGCTAGCAATAGCCGGCTGCGTACTGGCGAAACGAATTTGCTTGAAAATGCGACCGCTCAAGCGCAACAAGTTGAAGTAAAGAATTCTATTGAGCAGACACAGGCTGAACAAGAGCTGTATAAAACCCAGTTGCAGACTTTAATAGGCAGCCAGGCTCCAGTTAGTATTGTTCCCACCCCTTTTGCTCGCCTGCCCGTTACCGTGCCCGATACCGCTATTCTCCCTGAGAGGCCACAACTTGCCATTTATGAGCAGCAAAAGGAAACAGCTAAAATACAAACTAAGTTAGAACGCGCCCGAACACTGCCGGATTTTACTATCGGCTATTTCAATCAATCCATAATCGGACTGCAAAATGTAAACGGCGTAGATCGCAATTTTACGGGGGATGATCGATTTAACGGTGTTCAGGTAGGTATTTCCGTTCCGCTATGGTATGGCGCCCATTCTGCCCGTATCAAAGCTGCCCAATATCAAGAAAAGTTAGCTGACGCTACTTATCGCTTTCAACAAACGCAGCAAACAACGCAGCTTAAATTAGCCATACAACGATTGCGAAAGCAGGAAACGAATCTCGATTACTATGAGAAAACCGGTTTGCCGCTCGCCGATTTGATTATTAAACATGCAGAAAAAGGTTTTCAAAATGGTGTGATCGACTATCTGGAATATGTGCAAAGCCTTAATCGGGCTTTGACTATCAAAGCCAATCATTTAGAAGCCTTGCACCAGTTCAATACTGCGGCCATTGCCTTGGAGTTCATCTCAGGTCAGTAA
- a CDS encoding type IV secretory system conjugative DNA transfer family protein, with amino-acid sequence MNSFDLEMPIIELASGTKRSYWTIRHAVEGTQIFGGIGSGKTSGSGRMLALKYLAAGFGGLVLTVKPDEKQAWQEYCRIINRENDLIILEPGGAHSFNFLEYESTQADGSEAITENIVEVLKTVIRAGEEKGEGKSDDAFWETALDMLIFNVIDLCKLAYGTVSVQLMFDIVQTIPKNKEGLKINSPEDAKPFHQAFEEARKKVMSQVDAWTLDLPEIEKLDFEDEAVYEAAMLEALPDARLFKFLDQFFVDNFISLSDKTRSIIDFTFSGFLFRLLREPIYSLFCRNSSTVTPEDSLKGKIILVNLPVKLYHKVGRDCQILFKYIWQRAMEKRNVVQNSRPMFLWADEAQNFLHEHDADYQATARSSRIATVYISQNLPNYYANMGGHKADYRVKSFLGTLGTKIFHANADIETNRYASELIGEAFFEDQSGTVNVGENFSQSRTQSLRLEKLVRPEEFIRLKTGGSKNNYRVEGYFHQQGDTIRKGLNHTKMAFNQNYQP; translated from the coding sequence ATGAACTCGTTTGATTTAGAGATGCCGATTATAGAGCTTGCTTCGGGAACGAAGCGAAGCTATTGGACGATACGTCATGCCGTAGAAGGAACACAAATCTTCGGTGGCATTGGTTCCGGTAAAACTTCCGGTTCAGGCCGCATGTTAGCCTTGAAATATCTAGCTGCCGGTTTTGGCGGCCTAGTGCTCACTGTAAAGCCGGATGAAAAACAAGCTTGGCAGGAATACTGCCGAATTATCAATCGTGAAAACGATCTGATTATTCTTGAACCAGGCGGTGCTCATAGCTTCAATTTTCTTGAATATGAATCTACTCAAGCGGATGGCAGTGAAGCTATTACCGAAAACATTGTTGAAGTTCTCAAGACTGTTATACGAGCCGGTGAAGAAAAAGGGGAAGGAAAAAGCGACGATGCTTTTTGGGAAACCGCCTTGGACATGCTCATCTTTAATGTTATTGATCTGTGTAAGTTGGCTTATGGCACAGTGTCGGTGCAGCTAATGTTCGACATTGTCCAAACAATACCGAAAAATAAAGAGGGATTAAAAATCAACTCACCGGAGGATGCTAAGCCTTTTCACCAAGCCTTTGAGGAGGCACGGAAGAAAGTGATGTCACAAGTTGATGCTTGGACATTAGATCTTCCTGAGATTGAAAAACTAGATTTCGAGGATGAGGCCGTTTACGAAGCGGCCATGCTAGAAGCGCTCCCGGATGCACGGCTGTTCAAGTTTTTAGATCAGTTCTTTGTAGACAACTTTATATCCTTAAGTGATAAAACACGGTCGATCATTGATTTTACATTTTCGGGTTTCCTGTTCCGATTACTACGTGAGCCGATTTATTCCCTGTTTTGCCGGAACAGCTCCACCGTCACGCCGGAGGATAGTCTGAAAGGTAAGATTATCTTGGTTAATCTACCGGTAAAGCTTTACCACAAGGTAGGACGGGATTGTCAGATCCTCTTCAAATACATCTGGCAAAGGGCGATGGAAAAACGCAACGTGGTTCAGAATTCGCGTCCCATGTTTTTGTGGGCAGATGAAGCGCAGAACTTTTTGCATGAGCATGACGCGGATTATCAAGCTACAGCTAGAAGCAGCCGCATTGCCACTGTCTATATATCGCAGAACTTGCCAAATTACTATGCCAACATGGGCGGCCATAAGGCCGATTACCGGGTAAAAAGCTTTTTGGGCACTTTGGGCACCAAGATTTTTCATGCTAACGCGGATATAGAAACAAACCGTTATGCCTCGGAACTCATTGGAGAGGCTTTCTTTGAAGATCAGTCGGGTACGGTTAACGTAGGGGAGAATTTCTCTCAAAGTAGAACCCAATCGCTTAGGCTAGAAAAATTGGTGCGACCCGAAGAATTTATTCGCCTTAAAACGGGTGGTTCTAAAAACAACTACCGCGTGGAAGGTTATTTCCACCAGCAAGGCGATACCATCCGCAAAGGTCTCAACCATACAAAAATGGCTTTTAACCAAAATTATCAACCTTAA
- a CDS encoding DUF3703 domain-containing protein produces the protein MPKSLQPFYQKEIEDYKSCFIAGCTLEAWRHLERAHIIGQPYSIEHTAIHAKMLAFGIANRNIKEILGQIPRLLVGGIKSWAGTIPVGNTGRANVPAWRPMPIPKDLQAIIRQAHAKL, from the coding sequence ATGCCAAAATCCCTCCAACCATTTTATCAAAAGGAGATAGAAGACTACAAAAGTTGCTTTATCGCAGGATGCACTTTAGAAGCCTGGCGGCATTTAGAACGCGCTCATATTATAGGTCAACCTTATTCGATTGAGCATACAGCGATACACGCAAAAATGTTAGCATTCGGGATTGCCAATCGTAATATAAAAGAGATTTTGGGACAAATACCCCGATTATTAGTCGGTGGAATAAAATCATGGGCAGGCACGATTCCAGTTGGTAATACAGGCCGAGCAAATGTTCCCGCATGGAGACCAATGCCGATTCCGAAAGACTTGCAGGCAATTATCCGGCAGGCACATGCAAAATTATAA